A section of the Pseudovibrio sp. M1P-2-3 genome encodes:
- a CDS encoding phage tail protein: protein MLPSLILAVSPVFFGFRSDLPVPKGAIVAFAKTFEVGGKPQVCPPGWSPVDGLAGRMPLGAGAGADLTPRAVGDIPSGTETHKLTVNEMPSHTHRYGYSSGIRSPKHDDTTASQFGQKDQSPETSATGGSKPHNNMPPYYVVQFCRLN from the coding sequence GTGCTTCCTTCACTAATTCTTGCTGTCTCGCCTGTTTTTTTCGGGTTTCGCTCCGACCTTCCGGTTCCTAAAGGCGCGATTGTCGCTTTTGCGAAGACTTTTGAGGTGGGTGGAAAGCCGCAGGTCTGCCCGCCGGGTTGGTCCCCTGTTGATGGGCTTGCTGGGCGTATGCCACTGGGAGCTGGCGCTGGAGCGGATCTCACGCCAAGGGCTGTTGGAGATATCCCAAGCGGCACAGAGACGCATAAACTTACTGTCAATGAGATGCCATCGCACACTCATAGATATGGGTATTCAAGCGGAATTAGATCCCCAAAGCACGACGACACCACCGCAAGTCAATTCGGGCAAAAAGATCAATCCCCCGAAACGAGCGCGACAGGTGGCAGTAAACCCCACAACAACATGCCCCCCTATTATGTTGTGCAGTTCTGCCGTCTTAACTAA
- a CDS encoding bile acid:sodium symporter family protein, translating to MEMIVKLFLPLSLAFIMFSLGITLKFQDFARVAIMPKALAIGLIGQLLLLPLIAFGLLQLFPLGPALALGVMILAFSPGGVTSNMLTYIAGGSVALSVTLTAVSSVLCVATVPFLVALSAQHFLNQDALQVDVRSIAVSMALLTAAPVLIGLLLNHFAARFAYRIAPAISKIATLLLIIIVAAAIVTNLDLLIENILLLGPILIALNAIMLGIGYTFARLAKLNHPDSTAIALETGLQNGTLGITVGSMVLAGSGALPATSLASGIYVITMYFCTLPFIYWIRRGARQQSSLKEARQNS from the coding sequence ATGGAGATGATCGTCAAATTATTTTTACCGCTATCCTTAGCGTTTATTATGTTCTCGCTAGGGATTACTTTGAAGTTTCAGGATTTTGCCAGAGTGGCGATTATGCCGAAAGCGCTTGCAATTGGATTAATTGGACAATTGCTTTTACTGCCCCTTATCGCATTCGGACTTCTTCAACTGTTCCCACTTGGCCCGGCGTTGGCATTGGGCGTGATGATTCTTGCATTTTCACCGGGCGGTGTAACCTCAAATATGCTCACTTATATTGCGGGTGGGTCCGTCGCTCTTTCTGTAACACTGACCGCAGTCAGCAGTGTGCTTTGCGTTGCTACTGTGCCATTTCTTGTGGCGCTGTCGGCTCAGCATTTCCTGAATCAAGACGCATTGCAAGTGGATGTACGTTCCATAGCAGTATCTATGGCATTGCTTACCGCTGCACCGGTTTTAATCGGCCTGCTTTTGAACCATTTCGCAGCAAGGTTTGCGTATAGAATTGCACCGGCAATTTCAAAAATCGCCACGCTTCTCTTAATCATCATAGTGGCTGCGGCCATTGTGACAAACTTGGATCTTCTCATCGAGAACATCCTGTTGCTTGGCCCAATCTTGATTGCCTTGAATGCCATAATGCTTGGTATCGGTTACACATTTGCACGACTTGCAAAGTTAAACCATCCAGACAGCACCGCCATCGCCCTTGAAACAGGGCTCCAGAACGGAACTTTGGGCATCACTGTAGGCTCAATGGTTCTGGCCGGATCTGGCGCACTGCCTGCCACCAGTCTTGCCTCCGGTATCTATGTTATCACGATGTATTTTTGTACACTTCCGTTCATTTACTGGATACGCCGGGGAGCCAGACAACAGAGCTCTTTAAAAGAGGCGCGGCAAAACAGCTAG
- a CDS encoding BaiN/RdsA family NAD(P)/FAD-dependent oxidoreductase: MQDMDVIIIGAGAAGLMCAIEAGKRGRTVLVIDHASKPAEKIRISGGGRCNFTNLNSSPKSFLGQNPRFCISALKRFTQQDFLALVDSFGISWHEKTLGQLFCDDKSKQIIEMLLSLCEQANVKIALETKVEHTLKEEHGFRISTSKGPVRCQSLVIATGGPSIPKMGATGFGYELAKKFGIPVVSPLPALVPLTFGDDMKHKCSHLAGVSVDALVSYGKISFREGLLFTHRGLSGPSILQISSYWREGTEIKINLLPTDNVFELLKEQRAQQPRREIQTALCDVLPKRLVNLICDELSLKGRLADHSDKVLRKLSERVHNWQIKPVGTEGYRTAEVTRGGVDTNALSSKTMESKDVGGLYFIGEVVDVTGHLGGFNFQWAWSSGYTAGQFV, from the coding sequence ATGCAGGACATGGATGTAATTATTATTGGCGCAGGCGCCGCAGGGCTTATGTGTGCCATAGAAGCAGGCAAAAGAGGCCGTACGGTTCTCGTGATTGATCACGCTAGCAAACCCGCGGAAAAAATCCGTATCTCAGGTGGGGGGCGCTGCAACTTTACGAATTTGAACAGTTCTCCCAAAAGTTTCCTTGGCCAGAACCCCCGCTTCTGCATCTCTGCCCTGAAGCGTTTTACCCAGCAGGACTTCTTGGCTCTGGTGGACTCCTTCGGCATATCCTGGCATGAGAAAACACTCGGGCAACTGTTTTGTGATGATAAATCCAAACAGATCATCGAGATGCTGCTGAGCTTGTGTGAGCAAGCCAATGTTAAAATTGCGCTAGAAACCAAAGTGGAACACACCCTCAAAGAAGAGCACGGTTTTCGTATAAGCACCAGCAAAGGGCCTGTTAGATGCCAGTCTCTCGTCATTGCAACAGGCGGTCCATCCATTCCCAAAATGGGCGCTACCGGCTTTGGCTATGAACTGGCGAAAAAATTCGGCATACCTGTAGTTTCCCCGCTGCCTGCCCTTGTTCCGCTCACCTTTGGCGATGACATGAAACACAAATGCAGCCATTTGGCAGGTGTTTCCGTCGACGCTCTCGTTTCCTACGGAAAAATCTCATTCAGAGAAGGTCTCCTTTTCACCCATAGAGGACTTTCCGGACCGTCAATTCTGCAAATTTCTTCCTACTGGAGGGAAGGAACCGAAATCAAAATTAACCTCCTTCCAACCGACAATGTTTTTGAGCTTCTCAAAGAACAAAGAGCACAGCAGCCGCGTAGAGAAATTCAAACAGCCCTGTGTGACGTCCTTCCCAAGCGCCTCGTAAACCTAATTTGCGATGAACTAAGCCTTAAAGGGCGGCTTGCTGATCACTCCGATAAAGTCCTGCGAAAGCTTTCTGAGCGAGTTCATAACTGGCAGATCAAACCGGTCGGGACAGAAGGATACCGGACCGCCGAAGTCACCCGCGGCGGCGTCGACACAAACGCCCTCTCTTCCAAAACAATGGAGAGTAAAGACGTTGGCGGGTTATACTTCATAGGAGAAGTTGTTGACGTCACAGGACATTTGGGCGGCTTTAACTTCCAATGGGCCTGGTCATCAGGATACACAGCAGGCCAGTTTGTTTAA
- a CDS encoding lactoylglutathione lyase family protein, translating into MPKPYPRVFSHIGLSVPDLEAAVTFYTDVMGWYRIMEPTQILEDDTAIGQMCCDVFGKGWEYFRIAHLSTGDRVGVELFEFKNQKNPENNFEYWKTGIFHYCVQDPDVEGLADKIVAAGGKKRMKQPRYYYPGEKPYRMIYMEDPFGNIIEIYSHSYELHYSLGAYK; encoded by the coding sequence ATGCCCAAACCATACCCCAGAGTTTTTTCCCACATAGGACTATCAGTTCCTGACCTGGAAGCTGCTGTGACTTTCTACACAGATGTAATGGGGTGGTACCGCATTATGGAGCCCACCCAGATCCTAGAGGATGACACCGCTATCGGGCAGATGTGTTGCGATGTTTTTGGCAAAGGGTGGGAGTACTTTCGCATTGCGCATCTTTCGACGGGAGATCGCGTTGGTGTCGAGCTGTTTGAATTCAAAAATCAGAAAAACCCGGAAAATAACTTCGAGTACTGGAAAACAGGAATTTTCCATTACTGCGTTCAAGACCCGGACGTGGAAGGCCTTGCAGATAAAATTGTTGCAGCTGGAGGTAAAAAGCGCATGAAGCAACCGCGTTACTACTACCCCGGAGAAAAACCCTACCGCATGATTTACATGGAAGACCCGTTTGGAAATATCATAGAAATCTATAGCCATAGCTATGAACTTCACTATTCCTTGGGGGCATACAAATAA
- a CDS encoding cold-shock protein, with protein sequence MRQDGTLKFFNHDRGFGFITPKDGGKDVFVHITAFERSSIAVPAEGASLSFVAEDDSRGRGKQATQIELD encoded by the coding sequence ATGCGCCAAGATGGCACACTTAAGTTCTTCAACCATGACCGTGGTTTTGGTTTCATTACACCTAAAGATGGCGGCAAAGACGTTTTCGTTCACATTACAGCTTTTGAGCGCTCAAGCATCGCTGTTCCTGCAGAAGGCGCTTCGCTCTCTTTCGTTGCAGAAGACGACAGCCGCGGTCGCGGCAAACAAGCTACACAGATTGAACTGGACTAA
- a CDS encoding BCCT family transporter, giving the protein MSIPRKFQPQVFWSTLCSIVVLVLTAVIWPKASDTFYKTIQTWIEINVGWLYILSVAIFLIFILFIMVSRFGDIKLGPDHSEPDYSYLSWFAMLFSAGMGIGLVFFGVAEPIMHFLSPPEGSPETVMAAREAMRITMFHWGLHAWAIYSVVALSLAYFTYRHQLPLLPRSALYPLLGDRIYGPIGHFIDTFAALGTLFGVSTSLGYGAIQVNSGLNFLVGLPVSTTVQVGIIVVIASLATLSVFSGLDRGVKRLSEVNLTLAFFLMLLVLIAGPTVLLLQTLVQNTGSYLSDLVHKTFNLYAYERNDDWLGGWTLLYWGWWISWSPFVGTFIARVSRGRTIREFLIGTMFVPTGLSLLWFTIFGNSGIELILHQGASALSETVSSDTSLALFKFFEYLPFTQILSTIGVCLVVVFFITSSDSGSLVIDSLTSGGAVSSPVWQRVFWALLQGLVALVLLWAGGLDALQTATIVSALPFLIIMLAMCVSLYIALQDDALRMRNAQMHHTTVQYAKSTIDWQARVRSLNFQVDKKDAEKFIGEVAKPAFEKVRDEFLKQGFQVELTQNASLELEVHQASETAFIYGLRRRYFSSSMTVGPGSLIEEPEEENDGVSEYYRVEVYLNQGGQDYDVFGYTEEQLIADIVTQYERYLQYLHLSHAELQP; this is encoded by the coding sequence GTGTCTATTCCTAGAAAATTTCAACCTCAAGTCTTCTGGAGTACCTTGTGCAGCATCGTCGTTCTTGTTCTAACTGCCGTTATCTGGCCCAAAGCCTCCGACACATTTTATAAAACGATCCAGACCTGGATCGAGATCAATGTGGGATGGCTCTACATTTTGAGCGTCGCAATTTTTCTCATTTTCATTCTCTTCATCATGGTCAGCCGCTTCGGGGATATCAAGCTTGGGCCCGACCATTCCGAGCCCGACTACAGCTATTTGAGCTGGTTTGCCATGCTCTTTTCCGCCGGCATGGGGATCGGGCTTGTATTTTTTGGCGTGGCAGAGCCAATCATGCATTTTTTATCTCCCCCAGAAGGGTCCCCTGAAACGGTAATGGCCGCCCGTGAAGCCATGAGAATTACAATGTTTCACTGGGGCTTACATGCATGGGCCATTTACAGCGTTGTTGCCCTGTCTCTTGCCTATTTCACATACCGGCATCAACTTCCCCTATTACCACGCTCCGCGCTCTACCCCTTGCTTGGAGACCGTATTTATGGGCCTATTGGGCACTTCATTGATACATTTGCAGCTTTGGGAACTCTTTTTGGTGTCTCGACCTCTTTGGGTTACGGCGCAATTCAAGTTAATTCCGGCCTGAACTTTCTTGTAGGCCTCCCCGTATCCACCACAGTGCAAGTGGGGATCATTGTTGTAATTGCCTCGCTGGCCACGCTCTCTGTGTTTTCCGGCCTAGACAGAGGCGTCAAACGTCTGAGTGAAGTGAACCTCACGCTTGCCTTCTTCTTGATGCTATTGGTCTTGATAGCCGGTCCAACAGTCTTACTTCTTCAGACTTTGGTACAAAATACCGGCTCGTATCTGTCGGATCTCGTCCATAAAACATTTAATCTTTATGCATATGAGCGCAATGATGACTGGCTTGGAGGCTGGACCCTTTTGTACTGGGGCTGGTGGATTTCATGGTCACCTTTTGTCGGAACCTTTATTGCCCGCGTTTCAAGAGGGCGAACCATTCGTGAATTTTTGATAGGTACAATGTTCGTTCCAACGGGCCTTAGCCTTCTCTGGTTCACCATTTTTGGCAATAGCGGCATTGAACTTATTCTCCACCAAGGCGCCTCGGCTCTGTCCGAAACGGTCTCCTCCGATACGTCCCTAGCGCTCTTCAAGTTCTTTGAATACCTACCATTTACCCAGATTCTATCGACAATCGGAGTATGTCTGGTTGTTGTCTTTTTTATCACCTCCTCCGATTCAGGCTCCCTTGTTATTGACAGCCTAACCTCTGGCGGTGCGGTAAGCTCTCCTGTCTGGCAAAGGGTTTTCTGGGCACTTCTTCAAGGGCTCGTTGCGCTGGTTCTGCTTTGGGCTGGAGGTCTGGACGCGCTTCAAACCGCAACAATCGTGAGCGCCCTTCCCTTTCTTATTATTATGCTTGCCATGTGTGTGAGCCTTTACATTGCCCTTCAAGATGACGCCTTGAGAATGCGCAATGCTCAAATGCACCACACAACCGTTCAATACGCTAAGTCTACCATTGACTGGCAGGCTCGTGTGCGTTCCCTCAACTTCCAAGTCGATAAAAAAGATGCAGAAAAGTTCATAGGGGAAGTCGCCAAACCCGCTTTCGAAAAAGTTCGAGACGAATTCCTCAAGCAAGGCTTCCAAGTCGAGCTGACACAAAACGCTTCGCTTGAGCTGGAAGTCCATCAGGCGTCCGAAACCGCTTTCATCTACGGCTTGAGAAGGCGCTACTTTTCCAGCTCCATGACAGTAGGCCCCGGCAGCCTTATCGAAGAGCCTGAAGAGGAAAACGATGGCGTCAGCGAGTATTACCGCGTGGAAGTCTACCTCAACCAAGGAGGACAGGACTATGACGTCTTTGGATATACCGAAGAACAACTGATAGCTGACATTGTCACCCAGTATGAACGCTATCTACAATATCTGCACCTATCCCACGCAGAACTCCAGCCATAG
- a CDS encoding TRAP transporter substrate-binding protein encodes MRRRDFLSKTGKLGAAAGASALASPALASGTLNLKLVGAFPRGFPGVGTSAERLAKRIEALSDGKLTINYYGGGELVPPFEVFSAVSSGVADIGHNAPYYQVGVVRSTMYFTAIPYGLDATEQAGWIYYGDGQKLWNEAYAPHGVLPFYAGNSGAQAGGWFKKPITSIDDLIGLKMRIAGLGGDILRKLGVATVVTPPAEIYPALQSGAVDAAEFVGPWNDLALGLYRAAPNYYAPAFHEPGGGLEMIVNQNRFETLSPFLQNVLKSAAQAEAEAITSEFRYYNTRAMKTLRDKGITVSAFPKDVVEAIGQATKEVLQEYPGEPALNQKIHASYMEFLKECTSYAPKFEGQLYKDREIVWANS; translated from the coding sequence ATGAGACGCAGAGATTTTCTTTCAAAAACCGGAAAGTTGGGCGCAGCCGCAGGAGCCTCAGCACTTGCTTCTCCAGCTTTGGCTTCAGGAACTTTAAACCTAAAACTCGTTGGAGCCTTCCCCCGTGGGTTTCCAGGAGTTGGTACTTCTGCCGAGCGCTTGGCAAAACGTATCGAGGCCCTTTCCGATGGCAAGCTCACCATTAATTACTATGGGGGAGGAGAGCTGGTTCCGCCCTTCGAGGTCTTTTCAGCTGTTTCCTCAGGGGTGGCCGACATCGGTCATAATGCCCCCTACTATCAAGTGGGCGTGGTCCGCTCTACCATGTATTTTACCGCCATCCCATACGGTCTCGACGCTACTGAGCAAGCTGGATGGATTTATTATGGCGACGGGCAAAAGCTCTGGAATGAAGCCTATGCACCCCATGGGGTGCTCCCGTTTTATGCCGGAAATTCGGGAGCGCAAGCCGGAGGCTGGTTCAAGAAACCTATCACATCCATTGATGACCTCATTGGCCTGAAAATGCGGATTGCCGGACTTGGCGGCGATATTTTGCGTAAGCTGGGTGTCGCGACCGTGGTGACACCGCCCGCTGAAATTTATCCTGCGTTGCAGTCCGGTGCCGTGGATGCTGCAGAATTTGTCGGGCCGTGGAATGACCTTGCGCTCGGGCTTTATCGTGCTGCCCCCAACTATTATGCACCAGCATTTCACGAACCCGGTGGCGGTTTGGAGATGATCGTCAACCAAAACAGGTTTGAGACCCTCTCCCCCTTTCTTCAAAATGTTCTCAAAAGTGCAGCACAAGCCGAGGCGGAAGCTATTACAAGCGAATTCCGATATTACAACACGCGCGCAATGAAGACCTTGAGAGATAAGGGCATTACAGTTTCCGCCTTCCCCAAAGACGTGGTGGAGGCCATTGGTCAGGCAACAAAGGAGGTACTCCAAGAGTATCCGGGAGAACCCGCCCTCAATCAGAAAATACATGCTTCCTACATGGAGTTCCTGAAAGAATGCACGTCCTACGCCCCTAAGTTTGAGGGGCAACTCTATAAGGATCGGGAAATCGTTTGGGCCAATAGCTAG